Below is a genomic region from Parus major isolate Abel chromosome 22, Parus_major1.1, whole genome shotgun sequence.
actggggagctgtgctgggagaacTTCCTGAAATGAGGCTGGGTGGGAGAGCCTGGCTGGGTCCTGAGCCCTGggtgggtgtccccagggtgtccctgtgccccagggtgtccccagggtgtccctgaGCCCTGggtgggtgtccccagggtgtccctgtgcGGCAGGGTGGTCCGCGATACTTCCCCAGCAGCGCGGGAACGGCGGCTTTGCCCTCTCTGTGGATGTGACGGGAACAGGCGGCTCTGGGGACACACGCTCCTGTCCTCAccctcctcctgtccccatcccggCCCTCGGGGCGGTTCTGTCCCACCCCGCAGCAGGGCCGGGAGCTGGGTGACCTCGGGTCTGTCCCCCTCGGCTGCTCCAGCCGCCGGACAGGGAGGGTTGGGGGACGCGGGGAAGGGATGAGACCGCCGGCGATGCAAGGTCTGGCTCCTCACCCCGCGTCTGCGTGTGGCCCGGGTCCCGGAGGAGGGTTAATCCTGCAAATCCCCCCAGGCATTTCTCCCAGGAGGGGCCCCTGCGAGCGGGGAGCTCCCCCCTCGCTGGAAGCCCTCCCGAGAAGcgcagcccagccctggccgGAGGCAAATACCTGCGCGGGGCACGGCCTCCCCACGCTGGGTGCCAGCGGCCGGGCGCGGGGCCAGGCTGGGTGCGGAGGGAATGGTGGGCGCGAGGTGCGTCCCGGCCGCCAGCCCCGCCGGGATGGGCGCACGAGGGACGGGGGACACACGGCCCGGACACGTGTCCGCCAGGATCGTGCGTCCCCAGGGATGCCGGGGACAGGGGAGCCATGGATCCCCTCACTGTGCCGGGGAACCTCCCACCAAACACGGCAGGACGGAGCTGGGGGGTTGAAGGCAGCCCCCCCAGCAATACCCCCGAGCATcgccgtgcctcagtttccccgcAGCGCTGCCCGAGCAGGGGTGGCCGCGGTTCCTCACtgatgtccctgtccctgcccgcAGGATCCGGCCTGCCCGGGACGGCGCTGAGCACCACATGAGCGTCGGAGCAGCATGGCCAGCGACGCGAGGATGGGGGAGACCCCGGCGCGGTGGAGAAGAGCCCCGGAGGCAGCGCAGGACTCCCGGGGGATGGAGAGCACCGGGATGTTTTTATCCCGAAGCGCCGCTGCCGAGCTGGGACTCCCGGGCTACCCGGAGCCCGGCAAGCTGAGCTACGGCATGGAGAAAGGATGTCCCTGGAGGGGCTCCGAGGGATGTTTGGGACCCGTCCGGGGCTGCCCCTACCCACCGGCCCCGCCGTGCCTGCGGGACGCCCTGTGCCGCCCCAAGGACGGAGCCGAGCTCCCCCCCTTGCTGTCCCCCCGGAACGGGCAGCCCAAGGCGGGCTGGGGGGAGCCCTGCAAGGAACGCCCGGGGCCGTGCTGGGCCGAGGCCGTGCTGGCCCCGCTGGCCCTTTACAGCCACGCGTACCACCGCTACCCCCTGTCCGTGCCGGGGCTGGACACTCCGCGCCCCGGCACCGCCGGCAAGCCCCGCATCGCGGCAGGGGACACGGCCGGAGACCCCCCGGCTTTCCGTCACTGCCCCTTCCTCGTGGAGGCCAAGCACAGCCCCTTCCTGCTGTCTTCGCTGCTGCCCACCGGACCCCCGGCTGAGCCCCCGTTCGGCGCGGGGACCGAGGGGCCGGGGCCGATGGGGGACGGGCTGTTCCCCGGCCCGGACTGGCGTTTGGGCTCCTACGCGCCCGCCTGGGGACAGCCCCTTTACCTGGGGGTCCCGCCGAGGTGCAAGGCGGCTCTGACCCCCTTCGACGACTACTCCAGCTCAGGGAACAAGGTAGGAAACTTCGGAGAGGCTCCAGAGCGAGGATGCTCGGGGGTCCCGGTGCACCCCGGAGGTGACAGCGGCTCCATCCTCACCCAAACCCGGCTGGGAGCAGTGAAAGGCGATGCACCCGCAGCCGGGGCAGGGCCTGGCAGCACCCGCGAGGGGGCACAGACCCTCTGCTCCCCCCCACAGCTCGGCACGGGGGTCCCAGCCCCCCGAGCGCTGGGACAATGCTCCGCCGGGGTGATGCTGCGCTCCGCGGTGTCCCTGCGGGTGATGCCACCCCCGGAGCTGAGTCACGGCGAAGAGAGCCTCGGCACGGGGGCGGCGGGAGGCAgcgctgccagccctgggcGCGCCCGTCGCACCCCGTGCCGCTGAGGCTCCCCATTCCTTTCCCACGCTGGCAGCGGGGGACAcgggcaccccaaaacccagctcCGGGAAGCACCGGGAggctgcccagcctggcacgggggtggggaaactgaggcaggggaACGGAATGCTCCCCATCACCCCCTGGCAGGGATGTGGGTGACAGAAGAGGGACGGGGACCGACACTTGGGGTGACACCGGCccctctgctcctttccagGAGTTTTACGGCAAGAAAGAGCCCGGGTTCCACTCCTCGACCAAGAACCACGCGGCGTCGCAGCTGCTGGGCAAGAGCcaagcagggcaggacagagacGGGGAGGGGGAGCCGGCGCTGCCGGAGCTGCCGGGAGCCCCGTGGAGGGATGGCCGGGCGGGGGGCAGCTCGGCGGTGCCCGCTCCCCATCCCCGCACGCCTCCCCCCAGCGCCAGCCACCCCGTCCTTCTCCTGCAGCGCGGCTCGGGGGGCTGCGGAGGGCCCTGGGTAGGCGCACGGCCCCACGGCGCCGATTTTTCCATGGACGCGGCGCCGGGCCGGCCCTCGGAGCCCAAAGATGAGCGCCTGGGCTACCAAAGCGCCCAGCCCGGCTCGCCCCCGGCATGCGGGGAGCCCAACCCCTCGCCTCTGCTGGCGGACGGGCACTACCCAGCGGCTCTGCCCAAGCCGGAGCCTCCCCCGGGCTGTCCGTGCCCCACCTCGGGCTGCGATGGGTGCCCGGGGGTGGGCTGTGGGGTGCCCAACCCCTTCGAGCCCACCCTGGGCATGGCCGGGGGGCGTTTTCCGTGCCCCCCCAGCAACCACACCAAGCTGAAGAAGACGTGGCTGACGCGGCACTCGGAGCAGTCGCTGCCTCGCTCCAAAGCTTCCCGGCGGGATGGGGGTCCCGAGCCCCCCGGGGAGGGCAAGCGCTCGGCCAAACGCCCCCACGGCACCGCCGATGGTCCCCGCGCTGCCGGCGAGGGCGCCGGGGCAGCCAAGAGGGGCACCAAGGCCACCGCGGGCCCGGGTGATAGCACGGAGAGAGCGGGGGACACCGAGGagaggaggatggagctgggagacGGAGGTGAGGATGCACAGGATGCGCAGCGGGACCGGGGAGAGGGCGGGGGCAGCGCCCGATCCCCAGGGAATTTTGCATCCCGGTTCCCGGCGCCCACAACACGAGCCGGGAACACGTGTAGGCTGCGGaacctgctgtgctggggtaTTTTTCCTGGCTTGACGGGGTCTGGCAGCGATTCCCAGGGTGAGCACAGATCGAAATGTCCCTTTGGGGCAGTGTGGCAGCCACGGGCGGGATTCCCGGGGGTTGGAAGTGCTGTGGCTGGGTCAGTGACTCCTCGGGGAGGTGTTGGCATCCCAGCCCTGACCTCTGCCGAGCTCCAGCCCTACTTTCCAGCCCTACTTTCTGGCCCAGTTTCCAGCCCCCGCCACAGCGTGCCAGTCACAGGATCCCAGAAAtccctggaatggtttgggcatggaagggaccttaaaaaacCCATCCAGTCCCATGgttgccatggacagggacaccttccaccatcccagattgctccaagccccatccaacctggccttggacacttccagtcCCTCCCAGCTGGCGTGGATGGGGCTCCGCAGTGTCCCCAAGCAcctcctgtgtccccagagccGCCGAGGAGTGCGGGAGAGCCGTGGTGCCTGCAGGGCCTGCCCTGCACCGTGCTGCCCCCGAGCATCCCCcgctgctgtgcctgtgccccCCACACCGGGGGGCACCCCGAgggagaggaggatgaggaggagccCCCCGAGAACACCTGCAGGCTGATGCACTTCCGCAGGTGAGCCTGGGGTGAGCTCACGGGGTGGGGAAGTCCAGCAGCACACGTCAGGGGGCAATGGAGCATCCCCTTCtttggaatatccctttggaaTGTCCCCTTCTGCCACCCCATTTCAGAGGATTTCCTTCCTGTCACTCCTCCCTTCACCCCACTTTGGAGCATCCCTTCCTGTCACCCCTCTTTGGGACATCCAGTCTCTGTCCCCCCACTTCAGAAGACCCTCTCTTGTCACCCTATTTTGGAGCACCCTCTCCTGTCACCCCACTTCAGAGAATCCCCTCCTCTCACCCCACTTTTTAGCATCCtttccttgtcctgctgctttccagcatcctCTCACCACCCCTATTTTTTCACCCCATTTGGAGCACCCTCCCGCgcccccagctctgtcccctctccccgCAGGTTCGCCCTGGGTGACAACGGGGAGCTGAGCGTCGACGGCCTCTGCACCCTTGGGGAGGCCGagggggagctggagctggggggcAGGAACGTGGGGGGCAGGAACGTGGGGAGCAGGAACGTGGGGAGCAGGAACGTGGGGACCAGCCTCTGCCTGGCCAAGTACCTGCTGCAGGTCCTGGGGGACCCTTTCTGTGACGCCGTGcgcagggacagggacacgtGGCCGGGAGCCCCCGGCGGGCCCGAGGGTAAGCAGGGACCAGGCtgggggtgacactggggacaccggggacacgTGGAGGCTGAGGCTGTGTTTCCCACAGGGGTGACGGGCTGGAGGCGGGGGGAAGGAGCCCCCCGGCTCTGTGACGCCTGCCAGCGTGGCTTCTTCAACTCCCACTGGAGCTGCGCCAGATGTGGCTTCCAGCTGTGCCCCGACTGCCACCGCAGCAGGCAGGAGGACGGTGGCCCTGGTACGGGGACAGGGAGGGGTGGAAAAGGGGGTGTCAGCCATGGGGGCTCAGAGGGGACAAACGCAGCCTCTCTCTGACACAGGGGGTCCGGTGATGCCACCCGAGTGCACCCCTGGGCGGGACCACCACGCATCTTCCCTGGTCCCCACTCAGTTTGTCCCCACCTGTGGTGAGtgtgtcccccagccccagaacccccctttgggcactgctggaggGTTGACAGCCCTGTCCCCATCTGTCCCCAGTCCTGACGCGCCTCTGGAAGCTCCTGCACGAGGTCAGGGTCAAGTTTGGCATCGAGTCCCACTGTCCCTGCGGGGAGGGGAGCCTGGCGGAGCCCCCGGGCAGGCAGGTACGGGGGGGCTGCGGATGCTGGTGAAAATGGGGTGCAGATGCACCCCGAGTCCTGCACAGGACACGTCTGGGGCGTGGGATGTGGCTCCCACCTGGATCCCCACCTGACCTGAGCTGTTTCAGGAGCTGCCGGGGGCCGCGGTGCCCACCCTGCCACCCCGCAGCCACGGCCCAGCCGACCCCGCCCGGCCCATCAAGGAAGGTAGGGCCGGCTGCGACCCCCCCGCCGCGGGCACGGCCCCGCTCCGGGGGGGTCAGGGATGCTGCACCCCGTCCCCTTTTGGGGTGCCGGGTATTGGGGGTGACACGCAGAGGATGGCATGGGCAACCCTGACCGCGTTCTCCCCCGAGCAGAGAGCCCCGAGGGGGAGTCGCCGTCCCCGGGGCAGCCCCCGGCGCGGGGGGGGGCCGTGCAGACCACCACCCTCTGCGACCTCCTGGCCTCCACCGCCGTGAagctgtgcctggggcaggACGGGGTGCGCATGGCTTTTGCCCCCGTGgcacctgccctgcccagcGTGAGTCCCGCGGCCACCGGGCCACCCCggcccctgctgcccacccccCTCTGCTGAGGCCGGGTGGGGGGTCAGCGTGGGCTGAGGGGCTCCCCAATTGCGTCCCCCCTCCCCCAGGACAATCGCCTGACCAGCATCCTGGACAGCATCATCGCCCGAGTGGTGGAGAAGAAGATCCaggagaggcaggcaggggCCGAGatgagcccccccagctccccgGACCCCCCCGCGTCCCACTGCATCCTGGCCCCCAGcgggctgctctggctgcacgACCCCGGCCACGCCAGCTGCTACAAAGTGTTCCAGGAGCACTGGCGTCAGGGCCAGGTGAgccccccatccctgggagcccTCCCAGCTTCCCCAACCCCGCTGAACCCCGGCTGCCCCGGCAGCCTGTCCTGGTTTCAGGGCTACAGAAGAGGCTGGAGGGGCGGCTCTGGGCGCCCGAATCCTTCCAGCCCTcgggggaggaagaggaggaggtggaggcGGTGAACCTGCGGGCACCGCGGAGCCGAGTCCGCATGAGCAGCCGGGAGTTTTGGGATGGCTTTGCCACCAGCACAGGTGAGGGGACGGGGAGTCTGCGGGATCCCCAGTGTGATTTAGGGGTGAAGTGACCCCGGCTCCATCCCTGGTGGGACACTGGGATCCCTCCCACAGCGTCCCCGGATCAGGAGCAGAGCAGCGGGGACCTGCTGAAGCTGGAGAGCGGCTTTGGGGACACGGAGCTGAGCCGGTAGGTGACAGCACAGGGTGGCATCACCCCGATGTCCCCTCCTCACGCCAGCTGGGCCAGCGGGGCTCAGTGGGGTTGAGGGGGGGTCCTGAGTGTTTACCGCACCCCTCTGTGCCACAGGACCACCAACCTGCGGGCCAGCCTGCCCCTGCCCGAGTACTGCGGGACCAGCGGCCGCCTCAACCTGGCCACCTACCTGCGGGGCCAGCGGGGCCAGCGCTGGCTGCGACCGCGACTCCGCGTGGCCTACGGTGAGTGCGGTACCGGAGCTTTGGGGGGCACCCGGGCTCCCCCCTCCCAGGCTGATGCCCGACGCTCACCCCCCGCCCCAATTCCAGGAGTGCGTCCGCAGGAGCGGAACATCGGGACCAAAAACCTGACGGTGGAAGCGGCTGATTCCATCAGCGTCCTGGCCCATGCAGCGCCGGCAGCGCGGGGTACGGGGGGCAGAGCGGGGGTCCCCCCATCCCGACCCCCTGCCCAGGACCTCCCTGACCCCTCTGTGCCCGCAGAGGTGCTCCTGCCAGGGGACACGGATGAGCTGGACGCGGCGCTGCGGGAGCGGCTGAGGGACAGCGGCCGGCCCGGGGTCCTGTGGCACATCTTCCGTGCCGAGGATGCCGGGCGGATCCGGGATTTCCTGCGGAAGGTGGGTGCCAccacccccggccccgctccgggcCCCGGCTCCGCTCACCCCTGGCACCCCACAGGCATCCGAGGAGCCGGGGCAGGACGGGGAGGCCGCGGCGGAGCCCCCCGGCCGCTACCTGGACCCCGGCCtgcggcggcggctgcgggaTGAGTGCGGGGTGAGCGGCTGGAGCCTCCTCCAGTTCCCGGGGGACGCCGTGCTGGTCCCCGCCGGGGCTCCCCACCAGGTAGGTGGCCCTGAACCCCTCCCCGAGAGGCTGTGCCAAGCCccctggggaaactgaggcacgcTGATGTGCGCGGGCAGGTGCAGAGCCTCAGCGGCACCATCAGCGTGGAGCAGCAATTCCTGTCCCCGGAGAGCGCCGTCCGCCTCCGCCACCTTGGCCCCGAGCCCGCCGGGACCTCGCGCCAGCTCCGCGCCCAGGTGCGTGTTCTGGGGGAAATTTGGGGAATGCCAGGGTGGGGTGAGCGGTGCTGAGCCCCCTCTTTGCGCCTTGGCAGCTGGACGGGATGATCTTCGCCGCCGTGCGGGAGGCCCTGGGGGTCCTGCGGGGCTGCAATTGAGACCACGGAGCGACGGGAGGACACCGGGAGCCTCGGTCACGGTCATGGCCACGGCCGGGACACCGCGGGGAGCCGGGACAGGACGCCCTTTGCTCGGGGCTTTGCTCTGAGAGCTCCCGGGAGTGCTCGGGGCAGGAGGAATAAAGTGTCCAGAGCATGGCGGGGCCGCTGGCACCACCAGCACCCACCTCAGTGTCTCCCTTCATCACAGACCCAGGGTGGTCTCCCTTCATCCCCCTCTTCATCCCATTGGGGTCAGGGATGCTCCAGTGGCACCACCAGCGTCTGGCTCAGGGTCTCCTTTCATCCCCCTCCATCCCATCGGGGTCAGGGGTGGTCTCCTTCCATCCCATCGGGGTCAGGGGTGCTTTCCCTTCATCCCCTCCATCCCATCGGGACCGAGGCTGCTCCAGTGTCACCACCCCCATCCCGCACTCCATCCTACGGGGGTGAGGGGTGCTCCGGTGTCCCGGGGTGGGGTGAGGGGCAGAGCCGAGGGCTGGCAGCGTGGCACGGTCCCGTCCAGCGCTCGGCAGCTGGCGGagggcactggggctgtgaGTTTTATCTGGGCTCACgcacagctgggaacagctggatggAGCTGCCCAGAGGCTGGGGGGGATCCAGGGTGCTGCTCCGTCCTGTCCGATGTAGGAAAACGACTGAACACCACCGGGGCAGTTAGGACGGGACAATTAATTAACACCGGGCAATAGGCATAGGGCAA
It encodes:
- the HR gene encoding lysine-specific demethylase hairless; the protein is MDAAPGRPSEPKDERLGYQSAQPGSPPACGEPNPSPLLADGHYPAALPKPEPPPGCPCPTSGCDGCPGVGCGVPNPFEPTLGMAGGRFPCPPSNHTKLKKTWLTRHSEQSLPRSKASRRDGGPEPPGEGKRSAKRPHGTADGPRAAGEGAGAAKRGTKATAGPGDSTERAGDTEERRMELGDGGEDAQDAQRDRGEGGGSARSPGNFASRFPAPTTRAGNTCRLRNLLCWGIFPGLTGSGSDSQEPPRSAGEPWCLQGLPCTVLPPSIPRCCACAPHTGGHPEGEEDEEEPPENTCRLMHFRRFALGDNGELSVDGLCTLGEAEGELELGGRNVGGRNVGSRNVGSRNVGTSLCLAKYLLQVLGDPFCDAVRRDRDTWPGAPGGPEGVTGWRRGEGAPRLCDACQRGFFNSHWSCARCGFQLCPDCHRSRQEDGGPGGPVMPPECTPGRDHHASSLVPTQFVPTCVLTRLWKLLHEVRVKFGIESHCPCGEGSLAEPPGRQELPGAAVPTLPPRSHGPADPARPIKEESPEGESPSPGQPPARGGAVQTTTLCDLLASTAVKLCLGQDGVRMAFAPVAPALPSDNRLTSILDSIIARVVEKKIQERQAGAEMSPPSSPDPPASHCILAPSGLLWLHDPGHASCYKVFQEHWRQGQPVLVSGLQKRLEGRLWAPESFQPSGEEEEEVEAVNLRAPRSRVRMSSREFWDGFATSTASPDQEQSSGDLLKLESGFGDTELSRTTNLRASLPLPEYCGTSGRLNLATYLRGQRGQRWLRPRLRVAYGVRPQERNIGTKNLTVEAADSISVLAHAAPAAREVLLPGDTDELDAALRERLRDSGRPGVLWHIFRAEDAGRIRDFLRKASEEPGQDGEAAAEPPGRYLDPGLRRRLRDECGVSGWSLLQFPGDAVLVPAGAPHQVQSLSGTISVEQQFLSPESAVRLRHLGPEPAGTSRQLRAQLDGMIFAAVREALGVLRGCN